From a single Okeanomitos corallinicola TIOX110 genomic region:
- the hetF gene encoding cell division protein HetF, producing MSSYEFHISVTPVGQNDYLVRTEQVAPGVPLAEELVSWPVSEWLAAAGHLMNDPLQMVLQGDAIARNSVNFVALGQQLYNALFQGTLRDSWITAQGIAQHQQQVLRLRLGLKDTKLARLPWEVMHAGDRPLATGPYIAFSRYQTGIPSTSRLPTHKISAQDGTGIKVLMIISSPTDQVRLDLLKEEAMNLQSELQRQIPHSTENGSYIPEIELTVLDQPGREELTQALEQGRYHVLHYSGHSNLGGNGGEIYLVSRRTGLTETLSGDDLAGLLVNNNIQMAVFNSCLGAYRAKSDGGGETGERNLTESLVKRGISSVLAMSERIPDEVALTLTQLFYRNLSQGYPLDLCVSRVRQGLISAYGSHQMYWALPILYVHQEFEGFLAPQLALSPSSDLLNGYQPPLETPSHGIYGATNDLEIPLTMEEMMPSGLVRDPSDLDWLEDDTWGDLSDDLEYDSPGYDDDSAIVADLFRQLGNSPSMGTEPAMKAELEAKPKENFLQEQHPSQVGGEVDLWGDSTTPANSNVADHLAVSPQITLPPPNKPRRRLWPIVGAGVVAVIFGLGWWWNSSNRQSVVTKIPDLPERKIPQSKLAPIDLQTSSTGIVTAEATEKLSQGDLDKGLEAVEVLLNRGAFDAAETAVNLIPADQQENHYVKFLWGRLAWQSAQTQNKKYSIDDARRYWETAAQDQPNSVLYKNALGFAYYAEGNLDRANDAWFKAVNLSVIEPNTNLTTANSANNIMPSEVATAYAGLALGLYKSANSQPADKQQQYLTKAINLRQQVIQDEPVKFTVDKLAQNWLWTEQAIADWRSLLEEKE from the coding sequence ATGTCATCTTATGAATTTCACATTTCTGTCACCCCAGTAGGACAAAATGACTACTTGGTGAGGACAGAACAAGTAGCCCCCGGAGTACCATTAGCAGAAGAATTAGTAAGTTGGCCTGTATCTGAGTGGTTAGCAGCGGCAGGACATTTAATGAATGATCCTTTGCAAATGGTGTTACAAGGGGATGCAATAGCCAGAAACTCGGTCAACTTTGTGGCATTAGGTCAACAATTATATAATGCACTGTTCCAAGGGACTCTTAGGGATAGTTGGATTACTGCCCAAGGTATTGCCCAACATCAACAACAGGTATTACGTTTACGTTTGGGGCTAAAAGATACTAAATTAGCACGTTTACCCTGGGAAGTGATGCACGCTGGCGATCGCCCCCTAGCGACTGGGCCATATATCGCCTTTTCTCGCTACCAAACTGGTATTCCCTCCACATCCAGACTACCTACACACAAAATCTCTGCACAAGACGGCACAGGGATCAAAGTATTAATGATTATTTCTTCCCCCACAGATCAAGTTCGTCTTGATTTATTAAAGGAAGAAGCGATGAATCTTCAATCAGAACTACAACGGCAAATTCCCCACTCGACAGAAAACGGTAGTTATATCCCCGAAATTGAACTCACAGTTTTAGATCAACCAGGAAGAGAAGAACTCACCCAAGCCTTGGAACAGGGAAGATATCACGTCCTCCACTACTCCGGTCATAGTAACTTAGGTGGGAATGGAGGAGAAATTTATTTAGTTAGTAGAAGAACCGGGTTAACAGAAACCTTGAGTGGTGATGATTTAGCCGGGTTATTAGTTAATAATAATATCCAAATGGCGGTGTTTAACTCCTGTTTGGGAGCATATAGAGCTAAGTCTGATGGTGGTGGAGAAACAGGAGAGCGGAACTTAACGGAAAGTTTGGTTAAAAGGGGAATTAGTAGCGTTTTAGCTATGTCAGAACGGATTCCCGATGAAGTAGCACTGACACTCACACAACTGTTTTACCGCAATTTAAGTCAAGGTTATCCTTTAGATTTGTGTGTCAGTCGGGTGCGTCAAGGCTTAATTTCTGCCTATGGTTCTCACCAGATGTACTGGGCATTACCAATTTTATATGTTCATCAAGAATTTGAGGGTTTTCTCGCGCCACAATTGGCATTATCCCCCAGTTCTGATTTACTGAATGGATATCAACCACCACTAGAAACACCTTCCCATGGAATTTATGGGGCGACAAATGATTTAGAAATACCTTTAACGATGGAAGAAATGATGCCTTCTGGATTAGTCAGAGACCCTTCGGATCTCGATTGGCTAGAAGATGATACTTGGGGGGATTTAAGTGATGACCTAGAATACGATAGCCCCGGTTATGATGATGACTCGGCTATCGTCGCTGATTTATTTCGTCAACTTGGTAATTCCCCATCTATGGGGACAGAACCAGCCATGAAGGCAGAATTAGAAGCCAAACCAAAAGAGAATTTTCTTCAGGAACAACATCCTTCCCAGGTAGGAGGGGAGGTTGATCTTTGGGGAGATAGCACTACTCCTGCAAATTCAAATGTTGCCGATCATCTGGCAGTTTCTCCCCAAATCACATTACCACCGCCAAACAAACCCCGTCGCCGTCTCTGGCCAATTGTAGGGGCAGGGGTTGTAGCTGTAATTTTTGGTTTAGGTTGGTGGTGGAATAGTAGTAATCGTCAATCGGTGGTGACAAAAATACCGGATCTGCCGGAGCGGAAAATTCCCCAGAGTAAATTAGCACCTATTGATCTGCAAACATCGTCCACAGGGATAGTTACAGCCGAAGCTACAGAAAAATTAAGCCAAGGTGACTTAGACAAGGGTTTAGAGGCTGTAGAAGTATTACTAAACCGTGGGGCTTTTGATGCAGCCGAAACAGCTGTAAATTTAATTCCGGCTGATCAGCAAGAAAACCACTATGTAAAATTTTTATGGGGGAGATTAGCTTGGCAATCTGCCCAAACTCAAAATAAAAAATATAGTATTGATGATGCTCGTCGTTATTGGGAGACTGCTGCACAGGATCAGCCCAATTCGGTTTTGTATAAAAATGCTTTGGGATTTGCTTACTATGCGGAAGGAAATCTTGATCGGGCTAATGATGCTTGGTTTAAAGCTGTGAATTTATCAGTAATAGAACCAAATACAAACTTGACAACTGCTAACTCTGCTAATAATATCATGCCATCTGAGGTTGCTACTGCCTATGCAGGGTTAGCCTTGGGTTTATATAAATCTGCAAATAGTCAACCTGCGGATAAACAACAACAATACCTGACAAAAGCCATTAACCTACGTCAACAGGTGATTCAGGATGAACCAGTCAAATTTACTGTGGATAAATTAGCTCAAAATTGGTTATGGACAGAACAGGCGATCGCAGATTGGCGATCGCTACTTGAGGAAAAAGAATAG
- the lptB gene encoding LPS export ABC transporter ATP-binding protein, which produces MLIFLENIHKSYGKRVIVNRVNLSVAQGEVVGLLGPNGAGKTTTFYIATGLEKPNQGRVWLDDLDITQLPMHKRARLGIGYLAQEASIFRQLSVIDNIMLVLEQTNVPRWEWPNRLNTLLKEFRLEKVAHSKGIQLSGGERRRTELARALAAGREGPKFLLLDEPFAGVDPIAVSEIQEIVAKLRDRGMGILITDHNVRETLAITDRAYIMKEGQILAFGIADELYNNPLVRQYYLGDNFAA; this is translated from the coding sequence ATGCTGATTTTTTTAGAAAATATTCACAAATCCTACGGTAAGCGGGTAATTGTTAATCGTGTTAATCTGTCTGTAGCTCAAGGTGAAGTGGTAGGTTTACTCGGACCGAATGGTGCTGGTAAAACAACAACATTTTATATTGCTACAGGCTTGGAAAAACCCAATCAGGGTAGGGTGTGGTTGGATGATCTGGATATTACACAACTGCCCATGCACAAACGAGCTAGATTAGGTATTGGTTATTTAGCTCAGGAAGCCAGCATTTTTCGTCAACTTTCCGTTATAGATAATATTATGCTGGTTTTGGAACAAACTAATGTACCTCGTTGGGAATGGCCAAATAGACTCAATACTTTATTAAAAGAGTTTCGTTTGGAAAAAGTTGCTCACAGTAAGGGTATTCAACTTTCTGGAGGTGAAAGACGACGAACCGAGTTAGCTAGGGCTTTAGCAGCAGGTAGGGAAGGGCCTAAATTTCTGTTATTGGATGAACCATTTGCAGGGGTTGATCCCATCGCTGTTTCAGAAATTCAAGAAATTGTGGCTAAGTTGCGCGATCGCGGTATGGGTATTTTAATTACAGATCACAATGTCCGGGAAACTCTAGCAATTACAGATCGTGCCTACATTATGAAGGAAGGTCAAATACTCGCCTTTGGTATTGCTGATGAACTTTATAATAATCCTCTGGTCAGACAATATTATCTCGGTGATAATTTTGCTGCTTAA
- a CDS encoding LptF/LptG family permease, with product MVSKQFKPSYSLSSLLPISIMDRYLAMQLLPLFLFGVGAFTSVVLAIDSLFELLRKVVESGLPLEIALKVFLLKLPYVMVYSFPMSTLLATLMTYSKLSSESELIALRGCGVSVYRMVFTAVLLSSLVTGMTYLFNEQIAPAANYEATRTLEQALKSEKPSFKQQNIYYPEYKEIKQEDGSKTKVLSRLFYADQFDGKQMQGLTIIDRSREGLNQILVSESAQWNPGDQVWDFYNGTIYLVAPDRSYRNILKFEHQQLKLPRTPLNVAENSRDYGEMNISQALEQLEVEKLAGDQKKIRKLEVRIQQKIAFPFVCMIFGLVGSAMGTIPQRTGRGTSFGISVIVIFSYYLLLSVSGALAQAELLSPVVGAWLPNLFGLVVGLFLLSKVAKR from the coding sequence ATGGTATCTAAGCAATTTAAACCGTCTTACAGCTTGAGTTCACTGCTGCCTATTTCGATTATGGATCGTTATTTGGCGATGCAATTATTACCCTTATTTTTATTTGGAGTAGGAGCTTTTACTTCTGTTGTTTTAGCCATTGATAGCTTATTTGAATTACTCAGAAAAGTCGTAGAATCGGGATTACCCTTAGAAATTGCCCTCAAGGTTTTTTTATTAAAATTACCTTATGTAATGGTTTATTCCTTTCCCATGTCTACTTTACTAGCGACTTTAATGACCTATAGTAAATTATCTAGTGAAAGTGAACTAATTGCTTTACGGGGATGCGGGGTAAGTGTTTATAGAATGGTGTTTACGGCAGTGTTATTAAGTAGTTTAGTCACAGGGATGACTTATTTATTTAATGAACAAATTGCCCCAGCCGCAAATTATGAAGCTACTCGCACCTTAGAACAGGCATTAAAATCAGAAAAACCCTCATTTAAACAACAAAATATTTACTATCCTGAATATAAAGAAATTAAACAAGAAGATGGCAGTAAAACTAAAGTTCTATCGCGGTTATTTTATGCCGATCAATTTGATGGCAAACAAATGCAAGGTTTAACTATTATTGATCGTTCACGGGAGGGACTCAATCAAATTTTAGTATCTGAATCAGCACAATGGAATCCTGGCGATCAAGTTTGGGACTTTTATAATGGGACAATTTATTTAGTTGCACCTGATCGTTCTTATCGGAATATTTTAAAATTTGAACATCAACAATTAAAATTACCGCGTACTCCTTTAAATGTGGCAGAAAATAGCCGCGACTATGGAGAAATGAATATCTCCCAAGCTTTAGAACAATTAGAGGTAGAAAAGTTAGCAGGTGATCAAAAAAAGATTAGGAAATTAGAGGTACGTATTCAACAAAAAATCGCTTTTCCTTTTGTTTGTATGATCTTTGGTTTAGTGGGTTCAGCAATGGGAACTATCCCCCAACGCACAGGAAGAGGTACAAGTTTTGGGATTAGTGTCATTGTGATTTTTAGTTACTATTTATTATTATCTGTTTCTGGGGCATTAGCACAGGCAGAACTTCTTTCTCCTGTTGTCGGTGCTTGGTTGCCTAATTTATTCGGTTTGGTAGTGGGTTTATTTTTATTAT